From one Nonomuraea polychroma genomic stretch:
- a CDS encoding M16 family metallopeptidase, translating into MTTTTLHPGKDGAGVVRRTVLPGGLRVVTETMPTVRSVAVGMWVGIGSRDEAPEHMGATHFLEHLLFKGTPTRDAMEISASIEGIGGEINAFTAKEYTCYYARVLDEDLRIAVDVLADVVTSSLVTDEDVESERGVILEEIAMHDDDPSDVVHEQFAAELYGDSPIGRPILGTVDSINALGRDRIAEYYHRYYRPRRTVVSVAGNIRHEEVVELVTRAYERAGALSGPAEFATPRTSGPGADARSGVRVLDRPTEQANLVLGTTGLARTDDRRFALGVLNSALGGGMSSRLFQEIREKRGLAYSAYSYTSAYADTGQFGIYVGCLPSKIDDVLKICRDELTRVVDQGLTADEIMRGKGQMRGGLVLGLEDTGSRMSRIGKNELVYEELMSVDEVLSRIEGVTPDEISEIARDVLNRPLTLAVIGPYGDKDFTDAIR; encoded by the coding sequence GTGACAACGACCACGCTGCACCCCGGCAAGGACGGAGCCGGGGTGGTAAGGCGCACCGTCCTTCCGGGTGGCCTGCGCGTGGTGACCGAGACCATGCCGACCGTGCGCAGCGTCGCGGTCGGCATGTGGGTCGGCATCGGCTCGCGTGACGAGGCCCCCGAGCACATGGGGGCCACCCATTTCCTTGAACACCTGCTGTTCAAGGGCACTCCGACACGCGACGCCATGGAGATCTCCGCCTCCATCGAGGGCATCGGCGGTGAGATCAACGCCTTCACCGCCAAGGAATACACCTGCTACTACGCCCGGGTGCTGGACGAGGACCTGCGGATAGCGGTCGACGTGCTCGCCGACGTGGTGACCAGCTCGCTGGTGACCGACGAGGACGTCGAGTCGGAGCGTGGCGTGATCCTCGAGGAGATCGCCATGCACGACGACGACCCCTCGGACGTGGTGCACGAGCAGTTCGCCGCCGAGCTCTACGGCGATTCGCCGATCGGCCGGCCCATCCTGGGCACGGTGGACTCGATCAACGCGCTCGGGCGCGACCGGATCGCGGAGTACTACCACCGCTACTACCGGCCTCGTCGCACGGTGGTGTCCGTCGCGGGCAACATCCGGCACGAAGAGGTCGTCGAGCTGGTCACCAGGGCGTACGAGCGGGCGGGCGCGCTGAGCGGCCCCGCCGAGTTCGCCACGCCGCGCACCAGCGGCCCCGGCGCCGACGCGCGCTCGGGAGTCAGGGTGCTCGACCGGCCGACCGAGCAGGCCAACCTGGTGCTCGGCACGACCGGCCTGGCCCGCACCGACGACCGCAGGTTCGCGCTGGGCGTGCTCAACTCCGCGCTGGGCGGCGGCATGTCGTCCAGGCTCTTCCAAGAGATCAGGGAGAAGCGCGGCCTGGCGTACTCCGCCTACAGCTACACCTCGGCCTACGCGGACACCGGCCAGTTCGGCATCTACGTCGGCTGCCTGCCGTCGAAGATCGACGACGTGCTGAAGATCTGCCGGGACGAGCTGACGCGGGTGGTGGACCAGGGGCTGACCGCCGACGAGATCATGCGTGGCAAGGGTCAGATGCGCGGCGGGCTCGTGCTCGGGCTGGAGGACACCGGCTCGCGCATGTCCCGCATCGGGAAGAACGAGCTGGTCTACGAGGAGCTCATGTCGGTGGACGAGGTGTTGTCCCGGATCGAGGGCGTCACCCCCGACGAGATCTCCGAGATCGCCAGGGACGTGCTCAACCGGCCGCTCACGCTCGCCGTGATCGGGCCGTACGGCGACAAGGACTTCACCGACGCCATCCGCTGA
- the dapB gene encoding 4-hydroxy-tetrahydrodipicolinate reductase, giving the protein MIKVGVLGARGRVGSEVCKAVEAAGDMELVAALDKDDSIEGLEGAEVVVDFTHPDVVMGNLEWAIAHGVHPVVGTTGFDEGRLTTVRGWLADSPGTNCLIAPNFGIAAVLMMHFAQQAARHFESVEIVELHHPNKADAPSGTAARTAQLVAEARAKSGSAPMPDATSTALEGARGADVSGVRVHSVRLSGLIAHQEVLLGGDGEILTIRHDTMSRSAFAPGVLLGVRRVRELPGLTVGLEPLLDL; this is encoded by the coding sequence GTGATCAAGGTAGGTGTGCTCGGCGCCCGCGGCCGCGTGGGCTCCGAGGTGTGCAAGGCGGTCGAGGCGGCCGGCGACATGGAGCTGGTGGCCGCGCTCGACAAGGACGACTCCATCGAAGGGCTCGAGGGCGCGGAGGTGGTGGTCGACTTCACCCACCCCGACGTGGTCATGGGCAACCTCGAATGGGCCATCGCGCACGGCGTGCATCCGGTGGTGGGCACGACCGGGTTCGACGAGGGCCGGCTGACGACCGTACGCGGGTGGCTGGCGGACTCCCCGGGCACCAACTGCCTGATCGCCCCCAACTTCGGCATCGCGGCCGTGCTCATGATGCACTTCGCCCAGCAGGCGGCGCGTCACTTCGAGTCCGTCGAGATCGTCGAGCTGCACCACCCCAACAAGGCCGACGCCCCGTCCGGCACCGCGGCCCGCACCGCGCAGCTGGTGGCCGAGGCACGGGCCAAGAGCGGCTCCGCCCCGATGCCCGACGCGACGAGCACCGCGCTGGAAGGCGCCCGCGGCGCCGACGTCAGCGGGGTGCGCGTGCACTCGGTACGCCTGTCCGGGCTCATCGCCCACCAGGAGGTGCTGCTGGGTGGCGACGGGGAGATCCTCACGATCAGGCACGACACGATGAGCAGGTCGGCGTTCGCGCCGGGTGTGCTGCTGGGCGTGCGCCGGGTGCGTGAGCTGCCCGGACTCACCGTGGGCCTGGAGCCGCTGCTCGACCTCTGA
- a CDS encoding GNAT family N-acetyltransferase: MVRWAEAGELAGLVAIELAADRLFEQVGITFPPGTTMIEEVDDPGTVLVEGEPPVGFALIGWVDGNLHLEQLAVHPDNMRQGIGGRLMAAVIDHAGAAGAPHVTLTTYRDVPWNAPWYARHGFTVLPEEEWGPQLRALVVHERELGIEVAPRVVMSRAC, from the coding sequence ATGGTGCGATGGGCGGAGGCCGGTGAGCTGGCCGGGCTGGTGGCGATCGAGTTGGCCGCGGATCGGCTGTTCGAGCAGGTGGGCATCACCTTCCCGCCCGGCACCACCATGATCGAGGAAGTGGACGATCCGGGCACCGTGCTGGTCGAGGGCGAGCCGCCGGTCGGGTTCGCGCTGATCGGATGGGTGGACGGCAACCTGCATCTCGAGCAGCTGGCCGTCCATCCGGACAACATGCGCCAGGGCATCGGCGGGCGGCTGATGGCCGCGGTGATCGACCATGCGGGGGCGGCCGGCGCACCGCACGTGACGTTGACGACGTACCGGGACGTGCCGTGGAACGCGCCCTGGTACGCGCGCCACGGCTTCACCGTGCTGCCCGAGGAGGAGTGGGGGCCGCAGCTGCGGGCGCTGGTGGTGCATGAGCGGGAGCTGGGCATCGAGGTCGCCCCGCGCGTGGTGATGAGCCGCGCCTGCTAG
- a CDS encoding aminoglycoside N(3)-acetyltransferase: MLDVDRLARDFAALGVGFGQVVLLHSSLKSLGRSECGAGTVVAALRKVLGGDGTLVVPAGTSGNSDTSPLYRAAVAGMTPDEAAAYRSRMPAFDPATTPSHQMGQIAEHVRTLPGALRSAHPHTSFAAMGSRAAEIIEGHDRDCLLGERSPLARLYDAGALVLLLGVGYDKCTAFHLAEYRYTASPPRRRYRAVVDDGNGRTWCEFEDVAVDASDFAALGADFDETGVVRRGRVGAAEARLFSLPAAVAYAVDWLASHRDAPAGG; the protein is encoded by the coding sequence ATGTTGGACGTTGACCGGTTAGCACGGGACTTCGCCGCATTGGGTGTGGGATTCGGGCAGGTCGTGTTGCTGCATTCCTCGCTCAAGAGCCTCGGCCGCTCTGAGTGCGGGGCGGGCACGGTCGTCGCGGCGCTACGGAAAGTGCTCGGTGGCGACGGCACACTCGTGGTTCCCGCCGGCACGTCGGGCAATTCCGACACCTCTCCCCTCTACCGTGCCGCCGTGGCCGGGATGACCCCGGACGAGGCCGCCGCCTACCGCTCCCGCATGCCGGCCTTCGATCCGGCCACGACCCCCTCCCATCAGATGGGACAGATCGCCGAGCACGTGCGTACGCTGCCCGGGGCTCTGCGCAGCGCGCATCCGCACACGTCCTTCGCCGCCATGGGCTCGCGGGCGGCCGAGATCATCGAGGGGCACGACCGCGACTGCCTGCTCGGCGAGCGGTCCCCGCTCGCCCGCCTGTACGACGCGGGCGCCCTGGTCCTGCTGCTGGGCGTGGGCTACGACAAGTGCACGGCCTTTCACCTGGCCGAATATCGCTACACCGCCAGCCCGCCGCGGCGCCGCTACCGTGCGGTGGTGGACGACGGGAACGGGCGGACGTGGTGCGAATTCGAGGACGTGGCCGTGGACGCGAGCGACTTCGCCGCCCTGGGCGCGGACTTCGACGAGACCGGTGTCGTGCGGCGGGGCCGGGTCGGTGCGGCCGAGGCCCGGCTGTTCTCCCTGCCCGCGGCCGTTGCCTACGCCGTCGACTGGCTAGCCTCCCACCGCGACGCCCCCGCCGGGGGCTAG
- a CDS encoding MFS transporter — MTPEETTGEGSPEGSGGGWRRIRRLRRNVELNLLWTGSAVSTFGTRTLSVAYPLLALAEGNSPIAAGWAGFAFTVPILILYIPGGLLVDRISPRRVMLVAEFVRGLTVGTVLLTMIFGHLSLIHIMIAAAVEGAMWALYTLAESSLLPSLAHPGTMRRVLAKSEGATHVGSLLGRPVGGYLFGLGSAFPFALNTALFVVSWGLFLSVRRPSERTPAGPSQLRDLSGGFRELMRQPFLRSSILLITITNLMINTLMMVFVAGSHGLSSLSIGVVLAAGGVGGAVGAGLAFFRSPPRSVLLVHMCIWGVALFLAALGTWVGAWLPFFAAAFFITGMGGAWSNVAIREVEVNRIDPRTLARVVGVSRLSAHAAICLAAPLGGLLVTWYGVTGGASALFVVMMSAIVLISCSPKAREALVPRLPGPLSQNRRVPVPTHAPVPALCVEPPPEVSRTQEFQHEPSVRESSRESSLSSSRPCPANV; from the coding sequence ATGACCCCAGAGGAAACCACTGGGGAGGGGAGTCCGGAGGGATCAGGCGGAGGCTGGCGGCGGATCCGGCGCCTGCGAAGGAACGTCGAGCTGAATCTGCTCTGGACGGGATCGGCTGTTTCCACGTTCGGCACCCGCACCCTCAGCGTGGCCTATCCGCTCCTGGCCCTGGCCGAGGGCAACTCGCCGATCGCCGCGGGCTGGGCGGGATTCGCCTTTACCGTCCCGATCCTGATCCTCTACATACCGGGCGGGCTTCTGGTTGACCGAATATCCCCCCGGCGCGTCATGCTCGTCGCCGAGTTCGTGCGGGGACTAACGGTGGGCACCGTCCTCCTGACGATGATCTTCGGGCATCTGTCGCTGATCCACATCATGATCGCCGCCGCCGTCGAGGGCGCGATGTGGGCCCTCTACACACTGGCCGAGTCGTCGCTGCTGCCCTCGCTGGCGCATCCGGGCACGATGCGGCGCGTGCTGGCCAAGAGCGAAGGTGCGACCCATGTCGGCTCGCTTCTCGGCCGGCCGGTGGGCGGATATCTGTTCGGCCTCGGCAGTGCCTTCCCTTTTGCGCTCAACACCGCGCTCTTCGTCGTCTCCTGGGGGTTGTTCCTCAGCGTGCGACGCCCGTCCGAGCGCACGCCCGCGGGTCCCTCGCAGCTGCGGGATCTGTCCGGAGGCTTCCGCGAGCTCATGCGGCAGCCGTTTCTCCGCAGCTCCATCCTGTTGATCACGATCACCAATCTGATGATCAACACTCTCATGATGGTCTTCGTCGCGGGGTCCCACGGGCTGTCCTCGCTGTCGATCGGCGTGGTGCTCGCCGCGGGTGGCGTCGGGGGGGCGGTGGGAGCCGGTCTGGCCTTCTTCAGGAGTCCACCGCGTTCCGTGCTGCTGGTGCACATGTGCATCTGGGGCGTCGCGCTCTTCCTGGCGGCACTGGGCACCTGGGTGGGCGCGTGGCTGCCGTTCTTCGCCGCGGCGTTCTTCATCACCGGCATGGGGGGCGCGTGGAGCAACGTGGCGATCCGTGAGGTGGAGGTCAATCGCATCGATCCTCGCACGCTGGCTCGCGTCGTCGGCGTCTCGCGGTTGTCCGCCCACGCGGCGATCTGCCTCGCCGCCCCCCTGGGCGGTCTCCTCGTCACCTGGTACGGCGTGACAGGCGGCGCGTCCGCGTTGTTCGTCGTGATGATGTCGGCCATTGTGTTGATCTCGTGCTCTCCGAAGGCACGCGAAGCGCTGGTCCCGCGCCTGCCCGGCCCGTTAAGCCAGAACCGCCGGGTGCCCGTGCCGACGCATGCCCCCGTGCCGGCTCTGTGTGTGGAGCCTCCGCCTGAGGTGTCCCGCACTCAGGAGTTCCAGCATGAGCCATCAGTCAGAGAGTCATCGCGCGAGTCGTCCCTCAGCTCGTCGCGGCCATGCCCGGCGAACGTGTAG
- a CDS encoding ATP-binding protein gives MVTPSTKRQQTTPTPYQGLRAFQLDDRHRFFGRDEESRELRRLWQSQRLTVLYGASGVGKTSLLQAGVMPLLGTHAADVLPIGRVSYGTAFPRAALPPHNPFVLALLMSWAPSAPPNRLAGMTIPAFLEARPVKRDAFGDRLPMLVAIDQAEELFAGGRRNRLYRDWFFAQLAEALRAHRGLRLLVSIRIDRLMELLPYECELAEPERKSSPDGPELDWERFPLEVLSFGGALEAVREPIRGTGRTFATGAAEQVVRDLITVRTRTNGTYEPEGVEPVQLQVVCEALWKSLPPETAEITTRDVHHYTERALSEYYEGEMRRIAAERLDGDDRRLRAWLRLTFGDQPGGRQPVRRSAVRNAGLGAAVIAQLVKRHLLRADQRRGEGSLELAYDRLVQPAEQGDRPADLSLPRLGPEDFLRGAEDALREDDLRRAAKLGEEALARSKEDDLRLRARIESMLGNVAHERGDLEATIAHYSEAAKAFETAGAVGAVGPLLTAIGRLRLAQGFPAEAVRELHAAMVRVPADLSIQTELAWALWHGGHLEAAVGVLDSVLDREGNNTDALLSRGQMLAGMGKAKAALRDLDRAKPLRWPFAKVAHALALAQTDSIPQAQEEMIEALKEASDRDPEVAHGPLLLYAAKVEHLAGQTTSAVGLAKRAISARAPALPDHLANDARQLVVGG, from the coding sequence ATGGTGACTCCCAGCACGAAGAGACAGCAAACGACACCGACGCCGTACCAGGGCCTGCGGGCATTTCAGCTCGACGACCGTCACAGATTTTTCGGACGTGACGAGGAATCTCGAGAACTACGCAGGTTATGGCAGTCACAGCGGTTGACCGTTCTCTACGGCGCCTCCGGTGTCGGGAAGACCTCGCTGCTCCAGGCCGGCGTCATGCCGCTGCTCGGCACGCACGCGGCGGACGTGCTTCCGATCGGCCGGGTCTCCTACGGAACGGCCTTCCCACGAGCCGCGCTCCCGCCACACAATCCTTTCGTTCTCGCCCTGCTGATGTCATGGGCGCCGTCGGCGCCGCCCAACCGGCTCGCGGGCATGACGATTCCCGCGTTCCTCGAGGCCCGGCCGGTCAAGCGCGACGCCTTCGGCGACCGCCTTCCCATGCTGGTGGCCATTGACCAGGCCGAGGAGCTCTTCGCCGGCGGCCGGCGGAACCGGCTGTACCGGGACTGGTTCTTCGCCCAGCTCGCTGAGGCGCTGCGGGCGCACCGGGGTCTCCGCCTGCTGGTGTCGATCCGCATCGACCGGCTGATGGAGCTCCTCCCCTACGAATGTGAACTGGCCGAGCCCGAGCGGAAGAGCTCTCCGGATGGTCCGGAGCTCGATTGGGAACGCTTCCCGCTGGAGGTGCTGAGCTTCGGCGGCGCTCTGGAGGCTGTGCGGGAGCCCATCCGCGGCACCGGGCGCACGTTCGCCACGGGCGCCGCCGAACAGGTCGTGCGCGACCTCATCACGGTCAGAACGCGTACGAACGGCACGTACGAACCAGAGGGGGTTGAGCCTGTCCAGCTCCAGGTCGTCTGCGAGGCCCTGTGGAAATCCCTGCCGCCGGAGACAGCCGAGATCACCACGAGGGACGTGCACCACTACACCGAGAGAGCTCTGTCCGAATACTACGAAGGGGAGATGAGGCGGATCGCCGCCGAGCGCCTTGACGGCGACGACCGCAGGTTGAGGGCATGGTTGCGGCTGACCTTCGGCGATCAGCCCGGCGGCCGGCAACCGGTCCGGCGTAGTGCGGTGAGGAACGCGGGGCTCGGCGCGGCCGTGATCGCCCAGTTGGTGAAACGCCATCTTCTGAGGGCCGACCAGCGCCGGGGCGAGGGGTCGTTGGAGCTGGCGTACGACCGGCTGGTCCAGCCCGCCGAGCAGGGCGACCGTCCGGCCGACCTGTCCCTGCCCCGGTTGGGGCCCGAGGACTTCCTGCGTGGGGCGGAGGACGCCTTGCGGGAAGACGATCTCCGCCGGGCGGCCAAGCTCGGCGAAGAGGCGCTGGCCCGGTCGAAGGAGGACGACCTGCGGCTGCGCGCGCGGATCGAATCGATGCTCGGCAATGTGGCCCATGAGCGCGGCGATCTGGAGGCCACGATCGCGCACTACAGCGAGGCGGCCAAAGCCTTCGAGACCGCCGGGGCGGTGGGCGCCGTGGGGCCTCTGCTGACGGCCATCGGACGGCTACGGCTGGCCCAGGGCTTCCCCGCCGAGGCCGTACGCGAGCTGCACGCCGCGATGGTGCGCGTGCCCGCGGATCTGTCCATCCAGACGGAGCTGGCATGGGCCCTGTGGCACGGTGGCCACCTGGAAGCGGCCGTGGGGGTGCTCGACAGCGTGCTGGACAGGGAGGGCAACAACACCGACGCCCTGCTCAGCCGTGGGCAGATGCTGGCCGGCATGGGCAAAGCGAAGGCCGCGCTACGCGATCTCGACAGGGCGAAACCCCTGCGGTGGCCGTTCGCCAAGGTCGCGCACGCCCTCGCGCTCGCCCAAACCGACAGCATCCCGCAGGCCCAGGAGGAGATGATCGAGGCGCTGAAGGAGGCCTCAGATCGCGATCCGGAGGTGGCGCACGGCCCGTTGCTGCTGTACGCGGCCAAAGTCGAGCACCTGGCGGGCCAGACCACGTCGGCGGTCGGCCTGGCCAAGCGGGCGATCTCGGCGCGCGCACCGGCCCTGCCCGACCACCTGGCGAACGACGCGAGACAACTGGTCGTCGGCGGCTGA
- the fxsT gene encoding FxSxx-COOH system tetratricopeptide repeat protein codes for MADNSVPSPGPKVWERVPKRNPDFTGRKDLLTALRKSMHTVTAVVAQPQALQGLGGVGKTQLAIEYAWQYRSHYELVWWVSADQPLLVPSVLASMAPALGLPPATSTGVEQATQSVLRALESGSPFRSWLVIFDNAEEPEYIMDFLPRGPGHVLITSRNSRWSDHEPTIEVDVFRREESRAFLSRRLRNAISESEADRLAEKLGDLPLALEQAAALLGRTLMSVEEYLGLLEEQTSRLLSLEKAPTYPLSMTAAWQLSVSQLQDRIPAAVEVLRCCAFFGPEPIPRDVFRRGNRAVGERLSPILSDPIELTNALSHLERLALVKVEPSTRTLQVHRLNQALLRDETPEKDRSELRHEVHLLMSGTAPSDPDDTANWARFEELAAHLEPSGVIDCTVPAVRKFALDLVRYLYVRGSYNQAETLLNEYIEKWTEVSGARHKDVLVARIHLGLIHQALARYAEAEKIVSEALDMMVATLGAEHSETLWAKGAYGAALRGRGEFARAQEIDAERADVYQHQHGDDHNLTLQARNNLAVDYALTSRYDEAQKLLRQIYLYRSGVEGVGRRVLLSTWNNLNSVVRLGGQSQVAADMAEEAYGYGVAQLGDDHPITLQAAKDYAIALRRSGRIADALQRMRDTHARLQRLFGDEHADTMAAALGLSNVLRANAEYEEALELARQTAGRYPKVFGADHPFTHAAGIDVALLLRLTGEVAAARELNEKTLAALSDRLGPDHDYTVTCAINLQNDLAALGRHDEARVLGEENYRRIQTFFTPDHYLSLVCAANLCLDLLATGAENEAKRLLAETAQRFETVMGREHPDALALLAGERLSADFDPPVI; via the coding sequence GTGGCTGACAATTCCGTGCCCTCACCAGGACCGAAGGTCTGGGAACGCGTTCCGAAGCGCAATCCGGACTTCACCGGCCGCAAAGATCTTCTAACGGCGCTCAGGAAGAGCATGCACACGGTGACCGCCGTTGTGGCTCAGCCTCAGGCGCTGCAGGGCCTCGGAGGCGTCGGCAAGACGCAGTTGGCGATCGAGTACGCCTGGCAATATCGTTCCCACTACGAGCTGGTGTGGTGGGTCTCTGCCGACCAGCCGCTCCTCGTTCCCTCGGTCCTGGCGTCAATGGCGCCGGCTCTCGGCCTGCCGCCGGCGACCAGCACCGGCGTGGAGCAGGCCACCCAGTCGGTCCTGCGTGCGCTCGAGAGCGGATCGCCCTTCCGCAGCTGGCTGGTGATCTTCGACAACGCCGAGGAACCGGAATACATCATGGACTTCCTTCCCCGGGGTCCCGGCCACGTCCTCATCACGTCGCGCAACTCCCGCTGGAGCGACCATGAGCCCACCATCGAAGTGGACGTGTTCAGGCGTGAGGAGAGCAGGGCGTTCCTCAGCAGGCGGCTGAGGAATGCGATCAGCGAGAGCGAGGCCGACCGCTTGGCCGAGAAGCTGGGGGACCTGCCTCTCGCGCTGGAACAGGCCGCCGCCCTGCTGGGCAGGACCCTGATGTCAGTGGAGGAATATCTCGGGTTGCTGGAGGAGCAGACGAGCCGGCTGCTCAGCCTGGAGAAGGCGCCGACCTATCCGCTGTCGATGACCGCCGCCTGGCAGCTGTCGGTCTCCCAGCTCCAGGACCGCATCCCCGCGGCGGTCGAGGTGCTGCGCTGCTGTGCGTTCTTCGGCCCGGAGCCGATCCCCCGCGACGTCTTCCGCCGCGGCAACCGCGCGGTGGGAGAGCGGCTGTCGCCCATCCTGTCGGACCCGATCGAGCTGACCAACGCGCTGAGCCATCTGGAACGCCTGGCCCTGGTCAAGGTCGAGCCGTCCACCCGCACCCTCCAGGTCCACCGGCTGAACCAGGCGCTGCTGCGGGATGAGACCCCCGAGAAGGACCGCTCGGAGCTCCGCCACGAAGTCCACCTGCTCATGTCGGGTACGGCCCCGAGCGATCCCGACGATACGGCGAACTGGGCTCGGTTCGAGGAGCTCGCCGCCCACCTGGAGCCGTCGGGAGTCATCGACTGCACCGTGCCGGCCGTGCGCAAGTTCGCCCTCGACCTCGTGCGTTACCTGTACGTACGCGGCAGCTACAACCAGGCCGAGACGCTGCTCAACGAGTACATCGAGAAATGGACGGAGGTGAGCGGCGCCCGTCACAAAGACGTGCTCGTCGCCCGCATCCACCTGGGCCTGATCCACCAGGCGCTGGCCAGGTACGCCGAGGCCGAGAAGATCGTGTCCGAAGCCCTCGACATGATGGTCGCCACTCTCGGTGCCGAGCACTCGGAAACGTTGTGGGCGAAGGGCGCCTACGGTGCGGCCCTGCGTGGGCGCGGTGAGTTCGCCAGGGCACAGGAGATCGACGCCGAGAGGGCCGACGTCTACCAGCACCAGCACGGCGACGACCACAACCTGACCCTGCAGGCCCGTAACAACCTGGCCGTGGACTATGCGCTGACCAGCAGATACGACGAGGCCCAGAAGCTCCTCCGGCAGATCTACCTCTACCGGAGCGGCGTGGAAGGCGTCGGCCGCCGCGTCCTGCTCTCGACGTGGAACAACCTCAACAGCGTCGTGCGCTTGGGCGGCCAGTCCCAAGTGGCGGCGGACATGGCCGAGGAGGCCTACGGCTATGGCGTCGCGCAGCTCGGCGACGATCACCCCATCACCCTTCAGGCGGCCAAGGACTACGCGATCGCGTTACGCAGAAGCGGCCGGATCGCCGATGCGCTGCAGCGCATGAGGGACACTCACGCCCGCCTTCAGCGGTTGTTCGGAGACGAGCACGCCGACACCATGGCGGCCGCGCTCGGCCTGTCCAACGTGCTGCGTGCGAACGCCGAGTACGAAGAGGCGCTCGAGCTGGCGCGGCAGACGGCCGGCCGGTACCCCAAGGTGTTCGGAGCCGACCACCCGTTCACGCATGCGGCCGGGATCGACGTGGCGCTGCTCCTGCGGCTCACGGGTGAGGTCGCGGCGGCGCGGGAGCTCAACGAGAAGACCTTGGCCGCTCTCAGCGATCGGCTCGGCCCCGACCACGATTACACCGTCACGTGTGCGATCAACCTGCAGAACGACCTGGCGGCGCTCGGCAGGCACGACGAGGCCCGCGTGCTGGGCGAGGAGAACTACCGGCGGATCCAGACGTTCTTCACCCCCGACCACTACCTCAGCCTCGTCTGCGCGGCCAACCTGTGCCTGGACCTGCTGGCGACAGGAGCTGAGAACGAGGCCAAGCGGCTGCTGGCGGAGACGGCGCAGCGCTTTGAGACGGTCATGGGGCGCGAGCACCCTGACGCGCTGGCGCTGCTGGCCGGCGAGCGGCTCAGCGCCGACTTCGATCCGCCGGTCATTTAG
- a CDS encoding HEXXH motif domain-containing protein yields the protein MSLTPHQVSGAAFSGLAAGAGGAQAVAELCAAQASKHRLLVRLLVDQARDDLVSRAYEALSKMEADAPEELGRCLRYPAVGAWALRACRGQADPGRLAAVALAAAVRTRTACRLAVPVRGGTLMLPSLGLLALPGDVPDVAVASVEPSEDGAELRVGGHVRRLDLTRDRPGWQVLRRVPFGPDVLMTIDDLDPYRWPGDDVDERLTEERRRRWVSCLREAWEVLRARHWTVGGEIAMAVSVLTPVVTRSLEQHSASARDTFGTIALSDPIDGIGMAATLAHELQHAKLYALSDVVELTGPDDGRRFYAPWRPDPRPVSGLLHGAYAHAGVAGFWRRHTDDADHGMRAQVEFARWREAAYQVAGTLLDSGALTEAGTHFVSTLRDTLGRWRSEPVTAAAAAQARLQSERHREAWAVRNG from the coding sequence ATGAGCCTCACCCCGCACCAGGTCTCCGGCGCCGCCTTCTCCGGGCTGGCCGCGGGCGCCGGGGGCGCTCAGGCCGTGGCTGAGCTGTGCGCGGCTCAGGCGAGCAAGCACCGTCTGCTGGTGCGCCTGCTCGTGGACCAGGCCCGCGACGACCTGGTGTCCCGCGCTTACGAAGCGCTGTCGAAGATGGAAGCCGACGCCCCGGAGGAGCTCGGCCGTTGCCTGCGCTACCCGGCGGTGGGGGCATGGGCGCTGCGAGCCTGCCGCGGCCAGGCCGACCCCGGGCGGCTGGCGGCGGTCGCGCTGGCCGCCGCGGTGCGCACCCGCACCGCCTGCCGCCTGGCCGTGCCGGTGCGCGGCGGCACGCTGATGCTGCCCTCGCTGGGCCTGCTGGCTCTGCCCGGCGACGTGCCGGACGTGGCCGTGGCCTCCGTCGAGCCGTCGGAGGACGGGGCCGAGCTGCGGGTCGGCGGCCACGTACGCCGTTTGGACCTGACCCGTGACCGGCCCGGCTGGCAGGTCCTCCGTCGTGTGCCGTTCGGGCCCGACGTGCTCATGACCATCGACGACCTCGACCCGTACCGCTGGCCCGGGGACGACGTCGACGAGCGTCTGACGGAGGAGCGGCGGCGGCGCTGGGTCTCCTGCCTGCGCGAGGCCTGGGAGGTCCTGCGGGCCCGTCACTGGACGGTGGGCGGGGAGATCGCCATGGCGGTCTCGGTGCTCACGCCCGTCGTCACGCGCTCGCTCGAACAGCACAGCGCGTCCGCGCGGGACACGTTCGGCACGATCGCGTTGTCCGACCCGATCGACGGGATCGGCATGGCGGCGACCCTGGCGCACGAGTTGCAGCACGCCAAGCTGTACGCGCTGAGCGACGTGGTGGAGCTGACCGGGCCGGACGACGGCCGCCGCTTCTACGCGCCGTGGCGTCCGGACCCGCGGCCGGTGTCCGGCCTGCTGCACGGCGCGTACGCGCACGCGGGCGTCGCCGGCTTCTGGCGGCGGCACACGGACGACGCCGACCACGGGATGCGTGCGCAGGTGGAGTTCGCCCGCTGGCGCGAGGCCGCGTACCAGGTCGCCGGGACGCTCCTGGACAGCGGCGCGCTGACGGAAGCCGGGACACACTTCGTCAGCACGCTGCGTGACACACTCGGCCGGTGGCGGTCCGAGCCGGTCACGGCGGCCGCCGCCGCCCAGGCCCGCCTGCAGTCGGAACGCCACAGGGAAGCCTGGGCCGTCAGGAACGGCTAA